Sequence from the Methanobacteriaceae archaeon genome:
GGATCGTAAATTTCCATATCCCGGCGAAGATCCAAATCCACACCAGTTGATCTAAGAGTCGGGCCGGTAGCAGCTAGTCTTAAAGCATCTTTTTTAGTTAAAACACCGACACCAGTAATCCTGGACATTACCATAGGATCTGATACAAATCTATCTGCAAATTCTGTTATTTTTTCCTCAATAAGATCCATACCTTCACTGATTTTCTGGATTCTCATTAAATCAAGTTCACAGCGTGGTCTGACCCCCCCAATGATGGAAACACCATATTGTACTCGGTTGCCTCCAATCATCCTTAAAAGTTCCATTACTGTCTCTCTTATGTAAAAAATCCGCATGGCAAATGTTTCATGACCTAAAACTTCGTTTCCATGAGCCAAATAAAGCAAATGGCTGTGTAATCTTTCCAGTTCCCCCATAATTATTCGAATATAGGTGGCCCTTTCCGGAATTTCAATACCCAGGCCCTTTTCAGCAACCATTACTGAATTCCAGATGTGACTGTTGGAACAAATTCCACATATTTTTTCGGTTAAGCTATTGGCCTTTTCCACAGGTAGCCCTTCCATTATACGTTCAATACCTCTGTGATTCAGACCTACGGTTATCTCTGCGTCTCGGACAATTTCGTCCTCCACAAAGAGTCTAACCCGATAAGGCTCAATGGCAGCAGAGTGGACGGTTCCCATAGTAACTTCCGTCTCTATTACTTCTTGCCTTTTTGGTTTATTATTTTCATCCATTATAACACCTGTAAAGTTTTTTGGTGATTTAGATAATTTTTACTTATAATATCACTTTAATGATTAATTTGATTGAATTTAAATTTTAATTTTTAATTTTATATTTATTTTAAATTTTTTTGCTACATTGAAATATATATTTTAGCAAGCATAACAGATTTTTAATCCGCATCTAAAAGTTTAGGTAAAGCGGCCACTGCGCCAGCCAGCACATCTTCCGGCCTTACTGCACATCCTGGAACTTTTGCATCCACAGGTATAATATTATCCACAGGTCCCGAGATTTCTTCAGATGGCAAATCTCCATGGATGTTTTTATAAACTCCACCCATTAAAGCACAGGCCCCCGCAGCTATAACTGCTTTAGGTTCAGGTATTGCATCATATATCTCTTTTAAAGGTTTTTCATTGTGTTTGGTAACTGGACCGGTGACAATGAGAACATCTGCCTCCCGGGGGTTCCAGGTTAAGAAGATTTTATATTGCTCTGCATCGAATTTAGGAGAAAAAACAGCGTTGACGATTTCTATATCGCAACCATTACATCCTCCAGTATATACTAGCATGGCATGAACAGCTCTGGCCCTTGAATACGATTTGAGGCTCATTTGATCACTCTCATAAATTTATAATTAATTATTGTTTTTTTATAATATAATTAGGTTAAAATTTCAGATTAAATCTTTTTTTTCTTTAAAATACTTTTATCTGCTAAAAACTGAGATATAAAAGCAATTTTATCATCTGAAATCTTGAAAGGTTTATCCATTAACTGAGTAATATCTGATTCTACAATTCCAACATCATTTGGATGGATAGTAGCTTTTTCACCAAATAACGCATATAATGGACAAAAATCGTGACAGTAATAGCAGTGAACACATCTCTCACTGTTTAGAACTGGAATTTGAGTTTTAACAAGCCCTTCCATTAGTTCTACTGGCTCTTCCAGATTCTTCATCTCCACCGCTTCTGTTGGACAAGCATTACAACATCCACCACATCCAATACAAGCCACTTCAGCCACTTTATCTGTGGGTTGAACACGGCCTTCCAGGATTCGGCTTCTCATTTCCATGTCAGTAACCCGGTCTGAGGCAAAAGCTATCCTTTTAAAATTGGTATAAGCCCCTTCCAGGATTATCCTAATTAAATTTTTCATACTGATTCCTCAAACTCTCTTTCAAACATTACTGCTCTGGCAGGACAGGCATTAAAACAGGCCCCACAATATATACATTTATCTTCATCCACTACTAATTTTCCATCTTCTGTTTCAGATATGGCCTCTTCAGGACATATTTTTTCGCATAGATGGCATTGCATACACAATTTATCATTTATAAGTGTAAATCCGTCTTTGATTGATTTTTTACGCATGGTAGTTTTAGGTATAGCATCGACCGGACAGTGAATACCACATTTTTCACATAAAATACATTTGGCCTTATCCACATCAATGGTTCCTCTTTTAAGAGTAATGGCCTCTTTAGGACATATTTCAGCACAGATACCACAAGATATGCAGTCATCAGAAATGCTTCCATCCCAGTTAACCTTTTTAAAACTCCGGGCCTCATTAATATCACAGACATTTACACATCGGCCACAAGATACACAGTATCCTTTTAGTCCCATCCCTGAGATTTCTGATGGTCTTAGTGTTCCCACTGGACAGACAGACAGACAGGCCATGCTTTCACATTCAGAGCAAATAGAAGGATCAAATCTTAGTTTTCCATCAATCATTCTCAAAGCATCATTTTCACAAGCATCAGCACATAAACCACAGTTTAAGCAAGATATAATACTTCCCGTGATTTTTGAAGTTCCAGGAAATTCAAAATTTTCAAGATTTTCTCCATTTATATCCTCTGGCTTTTTAATGGAAACCTGGAAGTCTTTTATATAAATAGCACTGTTAGGGCACTCTTTTACACATTTCAGACATAAAGTACATTTTTCATTATCAATTGTGGTGTCTTTAATAGCATCTGCAGGACAGAGATCTTCACAGACCCGGCAATCAGTACAAACTCCACTTTGATCAACATTTACTATTATGGCTTCAGTAGGACAGTAATACTCACATCTGCGACATAAAGTACATTTATCCCGTTCAGTGACTACATTTACCCGTTCAACCCCATCATGTTCTGCAGATACTCTTTTAGGAGCCTGTATGGCCAGATTTAAAGATTCTAAAAATTGTAGCTGGCGATCCTCAATAATATCAAAGGCATCGACTCTGACATCATGTGGACAAGCATCAACACAAATTCCACAACGAGCACATATACCTTTAGTAACACCATTTTCTATTTTTATGCTGTTAACAGGACAGGTGAATTCACATACACCACATGCATTACATCGTGCCCGGTCTACAATATAACCACCATATTTATTTTTGAATATTGCTCTATTAGGACAAGCATCGGCGCATGCACCACAAGTTATGCAGCTAAAAGCCTTCCCATCAATCAGACGTATAGCTTCTGTGGGACATTCTTTTATGCATTCCCCTGAACCCTCGCACTTGTTAGTTGATAAAAACATGATAATTCCTTCTAGATTTATTTACCTCATTATTACACAATATTATGCAATTTATTAATTAATTTCATATTAGTTATTCACAATATGATTTAAATTAATGATTCTGGTAATAATTGGTTTGATTAATGATTTTTTAATGATTTTAATAATAATGGTTTTACTTATGGTTTTTTTAACTATGTTTTTGTAGGTTGACGGCCGAAAACGATTTTTCCGGCAAATATTCCAATAATACACGCTACAAATCCACTGGCTAAAGGTGAATCAACATAATAAGGGAAAGGTCCCAATTGCCAAGCCATGTATAATGCAGCAATTATGACTACAATATATGACGAATAAGGAAAGTGCATTTCACTTTCAGGATTATTTTTAATTCGTGATCCCAGTATAAATCCTAGCAGAAATCCGAATAATGTTGGGCCTAAATATAACATTTCCATTCTCCTTTTATGTTAAATTTCATTAGATAATTATGATGATCATTTACCATCAGATTCACCATCAGCATCGTTGTTTTCATCTTCATGGTTAAATTGCATAAATGCTATCACAACTGCACTTAAACCAACCATAACCTTTAAACCAATCACTATATTCAAATAAGGGATAATTCCTGCGTGTATTGGATCTGGATAGTCAAATATGTTCTTGATGAAGGTAGGAACAATACCGTATAAATCTACTCCCAGGTTGTATAAATAAAATCCAGAAAATATCAATCCTGCTAATCCCAGACCTACATAAATTAATGCACCAGCACTCTCCATAGCCGCCATGAAATTATGTGAAAAGTGGAAAGGGTTTTCTTTTAACCCGTAAACTACAGCACAGAAGATAAATGCTCCTGCAATCATAGCTCCTCCCTGAAATCCTCCTCCAGGTGTGATGTGTCCTCCTAGAATTGTTAAAACTCCCAAACACATTATGAGCATTGCAGCGGGGAATACGAATATTTTAAGTATGGTACTCATTTATTTGCCCCCCATTTCTACTTTTCCTCTTCCAAATATTAAAAGAGTTATAATTACTGCTGTAACAAGGATAAGAGCTTCTCCCAGAGTATCGAAAGCTCTCCAATCAAAAACCACATTGGTTACCATGTTAGGAGCAATTTTGGTACCAACCCATAGATATACTTGATTTATTCCCGGATTTAGAGCTTCTTTAAATCCAACCATGGATTCTAATAAGGTTATACCAAATAATGCCAATGCAATAGATGCTATTAAGTTTCGTATACCTTCAGACATGAGTTGTCCCCCAGTAGAATAATGTTATGAGCACCCCAAGTGTCAGAATGACATAAAATTCCATATTTTTAAGAGAATCATTCTGTTCTCTTTTGAGGCGTGGAATGATTGGCATGGCTGTCACCATAATGAAGAAAAGAGCTAGTACAACTACCACCATTAAAATATCACTTATTTTTCGAAGCATAATC
This genomic interval carries:
- a CDS encoding nickel-dependent hydrogenase large subunit, with the protein product MDENNKPKRQEVIETEVTMGTVHSAAIEPYRVRLFVEDEIVRDAEITVGLNHRGIERIMEGLPVEKANSLTEKICGICSNSHIWNSVMVAEKGLGIEIPERATYIRIIMGELERLHSHLLYLAHGNEVLGHETFAMRIFYIRETVMELLRMIGGNRVQYGVSIIGGVRPRCELDLMRIQKISEGMDLIEEKITEFADRFVSDPMVMSRITGVGVLTKKDALRLAATGPTLRSTGVDLDLRRDMEIYDPFEFDVITQDDGDVKSNLLMRVLEIPESIKIIRQAIKNIPAGPITDRSWEMQDTGIIKSYIEVPRGKLLHSYALEEGRVRGSIVRTPSITNIGAMQQACIGNHISDAQLAIVQCDPCFTCTDRAIKITQIQI
- a CDS encoding NADH-quinone oxidoreductase subunit B family protein; amino-acid sequence: MSLKSYSRARAVHAMLVYTGGCNGCDIEIVNAVFSPKFDAEQYKIFLTWNPREADVLIVTGPVTKHNEKPLKEIYDAIPEPKAVIAAGACALMGGVYKNIHGDLPSEEISGPVDNIIPVDAKVPGCAVRPEDVLAGAVAALPKLLDAD
- a CDS encoding 4Fe-4S dicluster domain-containing protein, whose product is MKNLIRIILEGAYTNFKRIAFASDRVTDMEMRSRILEGRVQPTDKVAEVACIGCGGCCNACPTEAVEMKNLEEPVELMEGLVKTQIPVLNSERCVHCYYCHDFCPLYALFGEKATIHPNDVGIVESDITQLMDKPFKISDDKIAFISQFLADKSILKKKKI
- a CDS encoding 4Fe-4S binding protein codes for the protein MFLSTNKCEGSGECIKECPTEAIRLIDGKAFSCITCGACADACPNRAIFKNKYGGYIVDRARCNACGVCEFTCPVNSIKIENGVTKGICARCGICVDACPHDVRVDAFDIIEDRQLQFLESLNLAIQAPKRVSAEHDGVERVNVVTERDKCTLCRRCEYYCPTEAIIVNVDQSGVCTDCRVCEDLCPADAIKDTTIDNEKCTLCLKCVKECPNSAIYIKDFQVSIKKPEDINGENLENFEFPGTSKITGSIISCLNCGLCADACENDALRMIDGKLRFDPSICSECESMACLSVCPVGTLRPSEISGMGLKGYCVSCGRCVNVCDINEARSFKKVNWDGSISDDCISCGICAEICPKEAITLKRGTIDVDKAKCILCEKCGIHCPVDAIPKTTMRKKSIKDGFTLINDKLCMQCHLCEKICPEEAISETEDGKLVVDEDKCIYCGACFNACPARAVMFEREFEESV
- a CDS encoding energy-converting hydrogenase B subunit J, which gives rise to MLYLGPTLFGFLLGFILGSRIKNNPESEMHFPYSSYIVVIIAALYMAWQLGPFPYYVDSPLASGFVACIIGIFAGKIVFGRQPTKT
- a CDS encoding MnhB domain-containing protein codes for the protein MSTILKIFVFPAAMLIMCLGVLTILGGHITPGGGFQGGAMIAGAFIFCAVVYGLKENPFHFSHNFMAAMESAGALIYVGLGLAGLIFSGFYLYNLGVDLYGIVPTFIKNIFDYPDPIHAGIIPYLNIVIGLKVMVGLSAVVIAFMQFNHEDENNDADGESDGK
- a CDS encoding EhbH encodes the protein MSEGIRNLIASIALALFGITLLESMVGFKEALNPGINQVYLWVGTKIAPNMVTNVVFDWRAFDTLGEALILVTAVIITLLIFGRGKVEMGGK